One Aythya fuligula isolate bAytFul2 chromosome W, bAytFul2.pri, whole genome shotgun sequence genomic window carries:
- the LOC116501443 gene encoding histidine triad nucleotide-binding protein 1-like → MADGIVRAQAAWPGGGAAAAFGAFGAVACKGKEVPANILREDERSWTRSALRSVIVRLRLQCFFLVLPEKAVVRLCEADDSGGPLLGRFVVVGKKCAVNLDLTNGFRMAVNAHPRALQTIVYIYVFWVAVSWAGLPAKVFAPQASLHAYGSPPNRFHMLPISLAPVEV, encoded by the exons ATGGCCGACGGGATTGTTAGGGCGCAGGCCGCCTGGCCCGGTGGCGGCGCTGCCGCTGCTTTCGGAGCTTTCGGAGCGGTCGCCTGCAAGGGCAAGGAGGTCCCCGCCAACATTCTCCGTGAGGATGAGCGGTCGTGGACGAGGAG TGCCTTGCGTTCCGTGATAGTTCGCCTCAGGCTCCAGTGTTTTTTCCTAGTCCTTCCTGAGAAGGCAGTTGTCCGGTTATGTGAAGCAGACGATTCTGGCGGACCC cttcttgGGCGTTTCGTGGTTGTTGGCAAGAAGTGTGCTGTTAACCTGGACCTGACCAATGGATTCCGGATGGCTGTGAATGCCCACCCTCGGGCCCTTCAGACTATCGTGTACATCTATGTATTCTGGGTGGCGGTCAGTTGGGCCGGCCTCCCGGCTAAGGTTTTTGCACCGCAGGCGTCACTGCACGCGTACGGGTCGCCGCCGAATAGGTTTCATATGTTGCCCATCAGTCTAGCCCCTGTTGAggtttga